A single window of Ovis canadensis isolate MfBH-ARS-UI-01 breed Bighorn chromosome 15, ARS-UI_OviCan_v2, whole genome shotgun sequence DNA harbors:
- the LOC138420996 gene encoding putative olfactory receptor 56B2 yields MFQDLRDSNSSKFQVSEFILLGFPGIHSWQHWISLPLALLYLLALSANILILIIINKEATLHQPMYHFLGILAVVDMGMPTNIMPKILAILWFNAKSISLPECFLQMYAIHTFMLMESGIFVCMAIDRYVAICRPLHYPSIINKSFVVKATVFMTLRNSLSSIPVPVLAAQRHYCSKNQIKHCLCSTLGVTSLSCDDKRINSVYQLLLAWTLMGSDLGLIIISYVLILHSVLKLHSAEAASKALSTCTSHLILILFFYTILIVLSVTHGATKTVPLIPVLLNVLENVIPPALNPMVYALKNKDLRHGLYKFLKLNY; encoded by the coding sequence ATGTTCCAGGATCTCAGAGATTCCAACAGCTCAAAGTTCCAGGTCTCTGAGTTCATTCTGTTGGGATTCCCAGGCATTCACAGCTGGCAACACTGGATATCCCTGCCCCTGGCTCTGCTCTACCTCTTAGCTCTCAGTGCCAATATCCTTATCCTGATCATCATCAATAAGGAGGCAACACTGCACCAGCCCATGTACCATTTCCTGGGCATCCTGGCCGTGGTAGATATGGGCATGCCTACCAACATCATGCCCAAGATTTTGGCGATCTTGTGGTTCAATGCTAAGTCTATCAGTCTCCCTGAGTGCTTTCTGCAAATGTATGCCATACATACATTTATGCTTATGGAATCAGGCATCTTTGTCTGCATGGCTATAGATAGATATGTAGCCATTTGTCGACCGCTACACTATCCATCAATAATCAACAAATCTTTTGTGGTCAAAGCCACTGTATTCATGACACTCAGAAACAGTCTGTCTTCTATCCCTGTGCCTGTGTTGGCTGCTCAGAGACACTACTGCTCAAAAAACCAAATCAAGCACTGTCTGTGTTCTACTCTTGGAGTCACTAGCCTATCCTGTGATGACAAGAGAATCAACAGTGTCTATCAGTTACTTCTGGCCTGGACACTCATGGGAAGTGACTTGGGTTTGATTATTATATCCTATGTTCTAATTCTTCACTCTGTGCTGAAACTGCACTCAGCAGAAGCTGCATCCAAGGCCTTAAGTACTTGCACTTCCCACCTTATCCTAATCCTTTTTTTCTATACAATTCTTATTGTCCTTTCTGTCACCCATGGTGCAACAAAGACAGTTCCCCTCATCCCAGTTCTACTCAATGTACTTGAAAATGttattcctcctgccctcaaccccatggtctatgcACTCAAGAACAAGGACCTGAGACATGGCTTATATAAGTTCCTTAAGCTGAATTACTAA
- the LOC138420498 gene encoding olfactory receptor 52N4-like, translating into MLMLNKTERVPPSFILNGIPGLEEVHIWISFPFCSMYVVAMAGNCGLLYLIYCEDSLHKPMYYFLAMLSLTDHVICSSTVPKALSIFWLHLKKISFDGCLIQMFFIHTFTGMESGVLMLMALDRYVAICYPLRYSTILTNPVIAKAGLSTFLRGVLLIIPFPFLTKRLPYCRGNVIPHTYCDHMSVAKLSCGNIKVNAIYGLIVALLIGGFDILCITVSYTMILRAVVSLSSAEARRKAFSTCTAHICAIVFSYSPAFFSFFSHRFGGHTIPPSCHIIIANIYLLLPPTMNPVVYGVKTKQIRDCVSGILSGSKNTKSHNI; encoded by the coding sequence ATGCTAATGCTGAATAAAACGGAGCGGGTCCCACCCTCATTCATTCTGAATGGAAtcccaggactggaagaggtgcatatttggatttccttcccattctgcTCCATGTATGTTGTAGCTATGGCAGGGAATTGTGGCCTCCTCTACCTCATCTACTGTGAGGACTCCTTGCACAAACCTATGTATTACTTCTTGGCCATGCTTTCCCTAACGGATCATGTCATATGCTCTAGCACAGTCCCTAAAGCCCTCTCCATCTTCTGGCTTCATCTCAAGAAAATCAGCTTTGATGGATGCCTGATCCAGATGTTCTTCATCCACACCTTCACAGGGATGGAGTCTGGGGTGCTCATGCTCATGGCCCTGGACCGCTACGTGGCCATCTGCTACCCGCTGCGCTACTCAACTATCCTCACAAATCCCGTCATTGCAAAGGCGGGTCTGTCCACCTTTCTCAGAGGGGTGTTGCTCAtcattcccttccctttcctcaccAAGCGCCTGCCCTACTGCAGAGGCAACGTAATCCCCCACACTTACTGTGACCACATGTCTGTGGCCAAGTTGTCTTGTGGAAATATCAAGGTCAATGCCATCTATGGTCTGATTGTTGCCCTCCTGATTGGGGGTTTTGACATCCTGTGCATCACAGTCTCCTACACCATGATCCTGAGGGCAGTGGTCAGCCTCTCCTCAGCAGAAGCTCGGCGGAAGGCCTTCAGCACCTGCACGGCTCACATCTGTGCTATAGTTTTCTCCTACAGCCcagccttcttctccttcttttcccATCGCTTTGGGGGCCATACAATCCCTCCCTCTTGTCACATCATTATAGCTAATATTTACCTACTGTTGCCTCCAACTATGAATCCTGTTGTGTATGGGGTGAAAACCAAGCAGATAAGAGACTGTGTTTCAGGAATCCTTTCAGGTTCTAAGAATACCAAATCCCACAACATATGA